A DNA window from Impatiens glandulifera chromosome 7, dImpGla2.1, whole genome shotgun sequence contains the following coding sequences:
- the LOC124945453 gene encoding protein C2-DOMAIN ABA-RELATED 7-like, which translates to MEGALGLLRVRVQKGINLVVRDASSSDPFVVVSIGNEQKLKTRVVHNNCNPEWNDELSLAIKDLNPQILLTVFDKDTFTSHDKMGDAEIDIKPYVEAMKMGLQGLPNGTVVKRVQPDRKNCLADESCIVWKDGKMIQDMFLRLRNVESGEVQIQIEWIDLPGRKSLQSS; encoded by the exons ATGGAAGGTGCTCTAGGTCTTCTCAGGGTTCGAGTTCAAAAGGGAATCAATCTAGTTGTTCGCGATGCATCCAGCAGCGACCCTTTCGTCGTCGTCTCCATTGGAAATGAACAG AAACTGAAAACTCGTGTGGTTCACAACAATTGCAATCCAGAGTGGAACGATGAACTCTCTCTTGCAATTAAGGATCTAAACCCTCAAATTCTCCTG ACTGTGTTCGATAAAGACACTTTTACATCACATGACAAAATGGGTGATGCTGAGATAGATATAAAACCTTATGTGGAAGCCATGAAGATGGGATTGCAAGGACTTCCAAATGGAACTGTGGTTAAGAGGGTTCAACCCGACAGGAAAAACTGCTTAGCTGATGAGAGTTGTATTGTTTGGAAAGATGGGAAAATGATTCAAGACATGTTTCTTAGGCTCAGGAATGTTGAGAGTGGTGAAGTCCAAATCCAAATTGAATGGATCGATCTTCCAGGTCGTAAATCCCTTCAGAGTTCTTGA
- the LOC124910259 gene encoding uncharacterized protein LOC124910259 yields the protein MPSETNPESTPSPSPAKLISLHSLPVQSPEPTGSQTPPLQTPVSIPFQWEEAPGKPREDAPVPNLKPKAIRSLDLPPARQGNEDKLISNSPSPSPTTVLDGPDFGRGMVTHTLSFSFGKLSFRSPEGGLMGSSRRQIGKDVVGNGSHRWNFSSWRWGRNEVADGGNLDFLKSVIVDEEDGLFDQVHGDSVSSSSTRKKTKRKASHFLANIYESFKQVVPWRKNKGSLTKQRT from the exons ATGCCGTCGGAAACAAACCCAGAATCCACGCCGTCGCCGTCGCCGGCGAAACTCATTTCCTTACACTCTCTACCAGTCCAGTCACCGGAGCCAACTGGGTCACAGACGCCGCCGCTCCAGACACCGGTTTCAATTCCTTTTCAATGGGAAGAGGCACCAGGGAAGCCCCGAGAGGATGCACCGGTTCCCAATCTGAAGCCTAAGGCTATCAGATCCTTAGACCTTCCTCCGGCGAGGCAAGGGAatgaagataaattaatatCGAATTCGCCGTCGCCGTCGCCGACGACTGTTCTTGACGGGCCGGACTTTGGAAGGGGGATGGTGACACATACGTTGTCGTTTTCATTTGGGAAGTTGTCTTTTCGAAGTCCGGAAGGTGGGTTGATGGGTAGCAGCCGGAGACAGATCGGAAAGGATGTTGTTGGAAATGGTAGTCATAGATGGAATTTTAGCTCTTGGAGATGGGGGAGAAATGAAGTTGCAGATGGGGGTAATTTGGACTTTTTGAAGTCTGTAATTgtagatgaagaagatggtCTGTTTGATCAGGTTCATGGGGACTCtgtttcttcttcatcaacaaGGAAGAAGACTAAAAGAAAAGCCAGTCATTTCCTG GCAAATATCTATGAGAGCTTTAAGCAAGTTGTCCCATGGAGGAAGAATAAAGGAAGTTTGACTAAGCAAAGAACATGa
- the LOC124945172 gene encoding uncharacterized protein LOC124945172: MYCINEADKHMGETIANVLTSVPFIVLGLQAPRKNLNCKIYANSLIGVGVASSVYHASQGKMRKYLRWVDYSMIATATVCLSRAIRNENSKVLMAASAFLLPLQPLMVSALHTGMMEVAFAKRALKDPELRMVHNVHKMSSLLGGALFIADDFFPQTPFLHAAWHLAAAVGISTCNKLLQ; the protein is encoded by the exons ATGTATTGTATAAATGAAGCTGATAAGCATATGGGAGAAACAATTGCAAACGTCCTTACTTCGGTTCCTTTCATTGTTCTCGGTCTCCAAGCTCCAAG GAAGAACTTGAACTGCAAAATATATGCAAATTCATTAATCGGAGTGGGAGTTGCATCAAGTGTGTATCATGCTTCACAAGGAAAAATGAGGAAATATCTTAGATGGGTTGATTATTCCATGATAGCTACAGCCACAGTG TGTCTTTCTAGGGCTATAAGGAATGAGAACTCAAAAGTGTTAATGGCAGCATCtgcttttcttcttcctcttcagcCACTTATGGTTTCTGCTCTTCATACTGGGATGATGGAg GTGGCATTTGCTAAAAGGGCTTTGAAAGATCCAGAATTGAGAATGGTGCATAATGTGCATAAGATGTCTTCATTGTTGGGAGGGGCTCTTTTCATAGCTGATGATTTCTTCCCACAAACTCCATTTCTTCATGCTGCTTGGCATCTTGCTGCAGCTGTTGGCATTAGCACTTGCAACAAGCTTCTccaataa